From one Plantibacter flavus genomic stretch:
- a CDS encoding ABC transporter substrate-binding protein translates to MKTRILAGTVAIVAASLALSGCAPGGSTADAGGDPVAGGTLHWGVPAEPSAGGLDPMAASAIAAEVINAVAYDTLLAKDDDGEVIPALATEWSQPDELTWVFELRDDVTFADGSAFSADDVVYSFTLMKEATTSASTYLANVSSIEKTGETEVTFRFSAPDGTFVDAVSARQTFFIVSEEGYGAATPDERQRTTFGTGAFQVTDWSDGVSVTMAKNENAWQDTKPYLDEIVFDFIPDESARLAALQQGSIQAAYFTDGSLADQAVQAGFTLGEASYRQNLAIYINPETGPLADIDVRRAVALSLDRQALVDTAMLGYAALSFVPPAGDPGALDPKGLPYYERDVSRAKELLADAGQPNPTITLSYMGDVAQSHHPVYEMMQQQLAEAGITLKLDAKPLSEIAPVFTTGESWTDLVAIPGSPRAASLFYYDPVLVDGGVYNHWEGNPEADAARELFQQAKSASDPAEYAELVDQLAEEAAEQVLEIVPVAVPVYFEVWDSAKLHDYQSDAYYSRYRLDEAWLSQ, encoded by the coding sequence CGCGCTCAGCGGCTGTGCGCCCGGCGGATCCACGGCCGACGCGGGCGGTGACCCGGTCGCCGGCGGCACCCTGCACTGGGGCGTCCCGGCCGAGCCGTCGGCCGGCGGACTCGACCCGATGGCCGCCAGCGCGATCGCCGCCGAGGTCATCAACGCCGTCGCGTACGACACGCTGCTCGCGAAGGACGACGACGGCGAGGTCATCCCGGCGCTCGCCACCGAGTGGTCGCAACCGGACGAACTCACCTGGGTCTTCGAGCTGCGCGACGATGTCACCTTCGCCGACGGCAGCGCGTTCAGCGCCGACGACGTCGTCTACTCCTTCACCCTCATGAAAGAGGCCACCACGTCGGCGAGCACCTACCTGGCGAACGTCTCGAGCATCGAGAAGACCGGTGAGACCGAGGTTACGTTCCGGTTCAGCGCACCGGACGGCACCTTCGTGGACGCGGTCTCCGCACGCCAGACGTTCTTCATCGTGAGCGAGGAGGGCTATGGCGCGGCGACCCCGGACGAGCGGCAGCGGACCACCTTCGGGACCGGCGCGTTCCAGGTGACCGACTGGAGCGACGGTGTCAGCGTCACGATGGCGAAGAACGAGAACGCCTGGCAGGACACGAAACCGTACCTCGACGAGATCGTCTTCGACTTCATCCCCGACGAGTCCGCACGCCTCGCCGCGCTGCAGCAGGGCAGCATCCAGGCCGCGTACTTCACGGACGGGAGCCTCGCCGATCAGGCGGTCCAGGCCGGATTCACCCTCGGGGAGGCGTCCTACCGCCAGAACCTCGCGATCTACATCAACCCGGAGACCGGGCCGCTCGCCGACATCGACGTCCGTCGCGCCGTCGCGCTGTCCCTCGACCGCCAGGCCCTCGTCGACACGGCGATGCTCGGCTACGCCGCGCTGTCGTTCGTGCCACCGGCCGGTGACCCCGGCGCGCTCGACCCGAAGGGGCTGCCGTACTACGAGCGCGACGTCAGCCGGGCGAAGGAACTCCTCGCGGACGCCGGCCAGCCGAACCCGACCATCACGCTCAGCTACATGGGCGACGTCGCGCAGTCGCACCACCCCGTCTACGAGATGATGCAGCAGCAGCTCGCCGAAGCGGGCATCACCCTGAAGCTCGACGCGAAGCCGCTGTCGGAGATCGCCCCGGTCTTCACCACCGGCGAGAGCTGGACCGACCTCGTCGCCATTCCGGGCAGCCCCCGCGCGGCATCGCTGTTCTACTACGACCCCGTGCTCGTCGACGGCGGGGTCTACAACCACTGGGAGGGGAACCCCGAGGCGGATGCGGCTCGAGAGCTCTTCCAGCAGGCGAAGAGCGCCTCGGACCCGGCCGAGTACGCCGAGCTCGTCGACCAGCTGGCAGAGGAAGCGGCCGAGCAGGTGCTCGAGATCGTGCCGGTCGCGGTCCCGGTCTACTTCGAGGTCTGGGACAGCGCCAAGCTGCACGACTACCAGAGCGACGCGTACTACTCCAGGTACCGGCTCGACGAGGCCTGGCTGAGCCAGTAG
- a CDS encoding cupin domain-containing protein codes for MRVQRLGDNAHEVALYEGPGRIDLEWYFQQTTALPSSVMRYRLEPGAAEGEHLHLEGDDASCSPNSSDELYVVTAGELVVTSGEHRRLLRSGDAFYAPAGLVHGVRNESDAVAEMILVFGPPTGNPFPQSGVEAFSADTDH; via the coding sequence ATGCGCGTGCAACGACTCGGCGACAACGCTCACGAGGTGGCTCTGTACGAGGGCCCGGGCCGGATCGATCTGGAGTGGTACTTCCAGCAGACCACGGCCCTGCCGTCATCGGTGATGCGGTATCGCCTCGAACCCGGAGCAGCTGAGGGAGAGCACCTCCACCTGGAGGGTGACGACGCGAGTTGTTCGCCGAACAGCTCCGACGAACTGTACGTCGTCACCGCGGGCGAACTCGTCGTGACCTCGGGTGAGCACCGGAGGCTGCTGAGATCCGGCGACGCGTTCTACGCGCCGGCCGGGCTCGTCCACGGTGTCCGCAACGAGTCCGACGCCGTGGCCGAGATGATCCTCGTCTTCGGCCCACCGACGGGCAACCCGTTCCCGCAGTCGGGCGTGGAGGCCTTCTCCGCGGACACGGACCACTGA
- a CDS encoding ABC transporter ATP-binding protein, which produces MSDTLLRVDGVTQRFGHGEHATLALDDVSLEVRRGETLGLVGESGSGKSTLARAILLMRRPSSGRIEFDGGDVSRLRGSALRTHRRRVQMVFQDPNDSLDPRFTVARSIAEPLVAAGLGAAARRARVVESLHQVGLPGDAAERFPHEFSGGQRQRIAIARAMAAKPEFVVLDEPTSALDVSVQAQVLNLLVRLQEETGVTYLFITHNLAVVHHVAHRVAVMRNGRVVEEGTGEQVMTRPQDAYTRELLESMPVLYRT; this is translated from the coding sequence ATGAGCGACACTCTGCTCCGCGTCGACGGCGTCACGCAACGGTTCGGCCACGGCGAGCATGCGACGCTCGCGCTCGACGACGTGTCGCTCGAAGTGCGTCGGGGCGAGACGCTCGGACTCGTCGGAGAATCCGGCTCCGGGAAGAGCACCCTCGCCCGGGCGATCCTCCTGATGCGGCGACCGAGCTCGGGCCGCATCGAGTTCGACGGTGGCGACGTCTCGCGGCTCCGTGGGTCGGCGCTGCGGACGCACCGGCGGCGGGTGCAGATGGTGTTCCAGGACCCCAACGACTCCCTCGACCCGCGTTTCACGGTGGCGCGTTCGATCGCCGAACCGCTCGTCGCCGCAGGGCTGGGGGCGGCAGCTCGTCGAGCCCGGGTCGTCGAGTCACTCCACCAGGTGGGGTTGCCAGGGGACGCCGCGGAGCGCTTCCCTCACGAGTTCTCCGGTGGGCAACGGCAGCGCATCGCGATCGCCAGGGCCATGGCGGCGAAGCCCGAGTTCGTCGTCCTGGACGAGCCGACCTCGGCTCTCGACGTCTCCGTGCAGGCGCAAGTGCTCAACCTGCTCGTCCGTCTCCAGGAGGAGACGGGTGTGACGTACCTCTTCATCACCCACAACCTCGCGGTCGTCCATCACGTCGCGCATCGGGTGGCGGTGATGCGCAACGGTCGCGTCGTGGAGGAGGGGACGGGGGAGCAGGTCATGACCCGGCCTCAGGACGCCTACACGCGCGAACTCCTCGAGTCGATGCCCGTCCTCTACCGGACCTGA
- a CDS encoding ABC transporter ATP-binding protein — MDRDVDALHVEGLSIAYGGAAPSVQDVSLRVGPGEIVGVIGESGSGKSSIALAMMGLLPDSATVTASRLDVAGTDMQGATERDWSGLRGARASMVFQEPMSALNPCMRIGAQIAEVLRIHGIADKRQARARALEILHLVRMPDAERRLGYYPHQLSGGQRQRVVIAIAVAAGPTLLVADEPTTALDVTVQAQILELLRTLRDETGMGVLFISHDLGVIGQLCERVAVMYRGRIVETGRAERVLADPQHPYTRALLESIPRPSVPVRSPLAVIPVDNDFAEAPAVLEEVR; from the coding sequence ATGGATCGAGACGTCGACGCCCTCCACGTGGAGGGGCTGAGCATCGCCTACGGTGGCGCTGCGCCATCGGTGCAGGACGTGTCCCTGCGCGTCGGTCCGGGGGAGATCGTCGGGGTGATCGGCGAGTCCGGGAGCGGGAAGTCGAGCATCGCGCTCGCGATGATGGGGCTGCTGCCGGACTCGGCGACGGTCACGGCGTCCCGCCTCGACGTCGCGGGGACCGACATGCAGGGTGCCACGGAACGTGACTGGTCGGGGCTCCGCGGAGCGCGCGCCTCGATGGTGTTCCAGGAGCCGATGTCCGCCCTCAACCCGTGCATGCGGATCGGGGCGCAGATCGCCGAGGTCCTCCGCATCCACGGGATCGCCGACAAACGGCAGGCTCGGGCGCGGGCGTTGGAGATCCTGCACCTCGTGCGGATGCCCGACGCGGAACGACGGCTCGGCTACTACCCCCACCAGCTGTCCGGCGGTCAACGCCAGCGAGTCGTGATCGCCATCGCGGTGGCCGCCGGACCGACCCTGCTCGTCGCGGACGAGCCGACGACCGCGCTCGACGTGACGGTGCAGGCGCAGATCCTGGAGCTGTTGCGGACTCTGCGCGACGAGACGGGGATGGGCGTCCTGTTCATCAGCCACGACCTCGGCGTCATCGGGCAGCTCTGCGAGCGGGTCGCCGTGATGTACCGCGGGCGCATCGTCGAGACCGGCCGCGCCGAGCGGGTCCTCGCGGACCCGCAGCATCCGTACACCCGGGCGCTCCTCGAGAGCATTCCGCGACCGTCGGTGCCGGTGCGGTCGCCGTTGGCGGTCATCCCCGTCGACAACGACTTCGCCGAGGCGCCGGCGGTCCTGGAGGAGGTCCGATGA